One Acidobacteriota bacterium genomic window, ACCGGCACCCCGCCCGGCGGTTCACCGGCAGCGATAGCGGTGGGCGACGGGGTGGTTCTCAACACCGTTCTCGAAAGCGGCCGCGCCGCCGGCGCACGCATGACCCTGGAGCCGGCCGGATCGCTACAGCTCGGCCCCGAAGCGCGGCTGGTGGTGGATCGCAACACCGTCGACGCGGCCACCGGCGCCACCGAGTCGGGTCTTTCGCTCCTTCTGGGCAAGATCCGGCTGGCGCTGTCGAGCGCCTTCCGGGGTGAGGTGGAGATCGATACGCCAACGGCGACCATTGGGATCAAAGGCACCGTCCTCACCGTCGACGTGGCGCCGTCCGGCGACACCGTCGTGTGGGTGACGGAAGGGGTGGTCGAAGTGCAGTCCAAGGCCGGCGGCGAAGCGGTGACGGTTTCCGCCGGTGAGCTCTCCACGGTCGCCAGCGGCCTTCCCGCCACCGGCCCCACCCCCTTCGACCCGGCCACCGGCGTCGCCGCCGTCCGGGTACTGCCGCCGATCTTCAACCCACCCGGCGAAGATGCCCTCGACGACTCGCCGACCTTCACCGAAGGCGAACAGCTTCCACCCGGCCGCGACGTCCCGCCGCCAACGGGTGTCACCGTCCGGCAGAGCGAGCCCCAGCGACCACCGGATCCACCGGCACCATCCAACAAGCCCAACGGCTAGGTGCTGCACTTGTGCTACACTTCATCCACTATGCCCGCCGCCAACCCAAGAGTCTCCGCAGTGATCGACAACGAACTGGCCGAGTGGCTACGCCGCCGCGCCGAGTCCGAGGGACGGTCCGTCTCACTGCTCGTTCGCGAAGTGCTAATGAGTTTCCGCAACGAGGAAGAAGATCGCTATTGGGCACGCGAAGGTGAGGAACGCCTGGCGAGCTTCGACCCTCGGAAAGCTTTCTCCCACGAGGAGGCTTGGGGGGACTAGAGTCCCGCATCATGGCGAACCCTCGCCTCCGCTACCATCCCAGGGTCATCGCCCGCGACATTCCTCGACTCGACGGCTCGAGTCGTCGTCGGGTAAAGACCGCCATCGAGCGCAAGCTCGGCACCCATCCCGAACAGTTCGCCAAGCCCTTGGCCTACACCCGTGCCGGGTTGTGGTCCCTACGGATCGGTCCCTGGCGACTGATCTTCGCGCTACGCACCGACGAGGTGTGGATTCT contains:
- a CDS encoding FecR family protein, producing the protein MTGLSSLRRGAGRASVLVVLMALLSVPGLTVRADAQVGEAVGTMIEVIREVTGTPPGGSPAAIAVGDGVVLNTVLESGRAAGARMTLEPAGSLQLGPEARLVVDRNTVDAATGATESGLSLLLGKIRLALSSAFRGEVEIDTPTATIGIKGTVLTVDVAPSGDTVVWVTEGVVEVQSKAGGEAVTVSAGELSTVASGLPATGPTPFDPATGVAAVRVLPPIFNPPGEDALDDSPTFTEGEQLPPGRDVPPPTGVTVRQSEPQRPPDPPAPSNKPNG
- a CDS encoding type II toxin-antitoxin system RelE/ParE family toxin translates to MANPRLRYHPRVIARDIPRLDGSSRRRVKTAIERKLGTHPEQFAKPLAYTRAGLWSLRIGPWRLIFALRTDEVWILRIGHRRDVYDDLRKRLPPQGD
- a CDS encoding antitoxin, RHH family protein; its protein translation is MIDNELAEWLRRRAESEGRSVSLLVREVLMSFRNEEEDRYWAREGEERLASFDPRKAFSHEEAWGD